Part of the Bacteroidales bacterium genome is shown below.
AACTTGAATAATATCCACATCGTCAACTTGCTCCTTTAGGTAGGTTTCAAACTGAGTAAGATCGTTATTATAAGACAATACGGTATGAGAGGAATATCCCTTCTCATACCGTATATATTTTATAAACTTCTGTAACATTGTAACCTCACCTTATGGTCTTGGTCACAAATTTAATACAAAAATGTAATTCTGCAAGAAAAAAAAGTATTTTTTACTCCTCTACTTGTTTTAATTTTTGTACATAAACCGCACGCATCATTTTTTTACGGTTTGCTACAGATGGTTTCTCAAAAGCTTGACGAGCACGAAGTTCTTTTACGATACCTGTTTTCTCGTATTTTCTTTTGAATTTTTTTAGCGCTCTTTCAATGTTGTCGCCTTCTTTTACTGGTACTACTATCATAATATTTAGTTTTTAGAATTTACGAAATTTGCGGTGCAAAGTTACATAACTTTTGCGACATACAAAAACCTTTTTACTTTTTTTTATCAAATTTATACGCAAACCTCTATTTTATTACTGATTATCAATACATTACAAATTGCAAATTGTATATTTACACCCCTTTCAATCGCAAACTAAAAATTTAAAATCTACAATTTCTTATTATTTCAGCAATATTTTTGTATCTTCGCAATGATATATATTATATATATGTATATAGTTAAAAACGACTAAATTCAACTTGAAGTTATGAGTAATAATGTTATCAATTCTCGTTTAGAGGCTATTCGCTCTCTTATGCAGAAAGAGGGCATTAATGTCTATATGGTTCCCAACTTTGATCCTCATTTGAGCGAATACCCTCCTGAAAGATGGAACACTCGCAAATGGACTACCGGCTTTACCGGCTCTGCTGGGTGTGCCGTAATATCACTTACCAACGCTGCTCTATGGAGCGATTCACGCTACTTCATTCAGGCCGAGAAGGAACTTGAGGGAACAAATTACACTTTCTTTAAAGATGGACTTCCTGACTCTGTCTCTATAATTGATTGGGTATGCGAACAAGCTGGAGAAGGTGGCGTTGTTGCTGCCGATGATACTGCCTTCTCATACAACGAAGGTGCAAAAATGAAAGCGACTTTCAGTAAAAGAGGTATTGATCTAAGGTTTGACTTTAACCCCATCGACCGACTATGGAACGACAGGCCTTCAATTCCCGAGAGCGAAGTAATGGTTTATGCAACCGAGTATGCAGGGGAGGATTTTGAGAGCAAATACAAGAAGATTATTGAAAAGGCTATACAAAGAGAAGCTAATAGCGTTCTTTTGAGTGCATTGGACGATATTGCTTGGGCGTTTAACATAAGAGGCGAGGATGTTAAGTTCAACCCTATGGTTGTCGCATACGGTTTTTTAAGCGACAGCAAAAAGGCTATTTTCATTGAGGAGAAAAAGGTTTCAAGTGATGCGGCTAAATATTTTGCAGAGAATGGTATTGAGGTTATGGAGTACGACAAAATTGAGGATTTCCTAAAGAGTCTCCCCTCTGACAGCAAAGTTATTGCCGACACTTCAAGAGCCAATTACCGACTCTGCAACATATTAAGCGAGAAAGGCTGTCTAATTGCAGAGTGCTCGCCTATTACAATGATGAAGAGTGTTAAAAACAGCACAGAGATTGAGGGTACCCGTAATGCTCTTACTCGCGATGGAGTTGCTATGGTAAACTTTCTTTACTGGTTAGATACAAACATTGGAAAGATTGAGATGAGCGAAATCTCAATTGCCGATAAACTTCGCAGTTTCAGAGCAGAGCAACCCCTGTTTATGGGAGAGAGTTTTGGGACTATTGCTGGTTATGCTGGACATGGAGCAATTGTTCACTATCGTGCCACAGAGGAGAGCGATGCAAAACTTCAACCCAAAGGTTTTGTTTTGGTTGATAGTGGCGGTCAATATCTTGATGGCACAACCGATATTACTCGCACAATACCCTTAGGGGAACTAACCGAAGAAGAGAAGAAATGTTTTACTCTTGTTCTAAAAGGGCACATTGCTGTTGCTCAGGCTCAATTCCCTCACGGAACACGAGGTGCTCAAATTGACGCTTTTGCCCGTATTGCTTTATGGAAAGAGGGTTATACATACAATCATGGCACAGGGCATGGAATAGGACACTTCTTAAATGTCCACGAAGGACCTCAAAACATTCGCCTTGAGGAGAATCCCACTCCACTACTACCCGGAATGATGACCTCAAATGAACCCGGTGTTTATCTTAGCGACAGATTTGGGATAAGAACTGAGAATATTATTCTCACCGTAGAGAAATGCAACACCGAGTTTGGTAAGTTCTATGAGTTTGAAACTATGACTCTATGCCCCATAGATACTCGTGCAATAGAAGTAAGTTTAATGACCGAGAACGAGATTGAGTGGTTAAACAGCTATCACACAAGAGTTTATAGCACACTATCTCCACTATTGGGTAGCCAACAATGCGAATGGTTAAAAGAGAGATGTTCTCCAATTAAATAATTAAAGCGATAAGATATGGCATTAATAAAAGAGGTTAGAGGGTTTACTCCTCAAATAGGTAAAGATTGTTACCTTTCAGAGAACGCCACTATTGTTGGAGATGTGATTATTGGCGATGAGTGCAGCATTTGGTTTAACACCGTACTACGAGGTGACGTAAACTCAATAAGAGTTGGCAATAGAGTAAACATACAAGATGGCTCGGTATTACACACACTATACGAAAAATCTACTATACACATTGGCAACGATGTTTCAATAGGACACAACGTAACCATTCATGGCGCCGACATTTGCGACGGAGCTTTAATTGGCATGGGGGCTGTTGTTCTCGACCACGCCGTAGTTGGCGAGGGAGCTATTGTTGCAGCAGGCTCAGTGGTGCTAAGCAAAACAGTAATCAAACCCGGCGAACTTTGGGGTGGAGCACCTGCAAAATTCATAAAGATGGTTGATGTTGAACAATCGAAAGAGATAAACCAAAAGATAGCCAAAAACTATCTGATGTATTCAAAGTGGTATAGCGAAAATACAACAGATGATGAAAAGTAAACTTGCTATAACTGACTGGGCATTAGAAGATCGTCCTCGCGAAAAGATGATGTTACATGGCATCCGCACATTAACGGATGCCGAGTTAATTGCGATTCTAATAGGCTCAGGTAACAGAAACGAGAGTGCAGTTGAACTATCACAAAGAATTTTGAATAGTGTTGATGGAAAACTTTCGCTTCTTGGCAAGAGAAGTGTTGAAGATCTTATCGGCGAATTTGATGGCATTGGCGAAGCAAAAGCAATTACTATTCTTGCAGCCATAGAGTTAGGCAGACGCCGTAAGAGCGAAGAGATGACTCGTGCTACAACTATATCATCAAGCCGAGATGCCTTTAATTACATCTACCCTCGCCTTATTGATTTACACCAAGAGGAATTCTGGGTTATCTTATTAAATAATGGTGGTCGTATTATAGATTGTGTACGTATAAGCCAAGGCTCAACAAAAGCCACATTAGTTGACATTAAACTGATAATGCGAAGTGGCATCAACCGACTTGCCCAAGGGATAATAGCATGCCACAACCACCCTTCAGGAACTCCCTACCCAAGCGATGCCGATATAAAACTTACAAAAAAGATAAAAGAGGCGGGGCAAATTTTAGACATCCAACTACTCGACCATATCATTGTTGCAGGAGAGGAATATTATAGTTTCCTTGACAAAAATATGCTTTAAGCCTGTTGTTAGTTGTCAACTCCGTTGCCCCTACGGGGTAGTTGTCAGTTACAAAAAAAAGGATAGAGCTACTCTATCCTTTTTTGTATCATATTATTACACTGCCTTTTAAACAACTCTTTTTTCGGTTACATACCAAATATAACCCGACACATCAAAGTTACCCATCTCTTTGAGAATACGAATATAGTCCTTCATTTGTTTTATATAAGAACTTGACTCTTTACCAAACTTATAATCCACAATAACAACTTTATCACCCTTAATAATAAGTCTGTCGGGGCGATAATTTAGTTTACCGTCAGAAGATGGATTTAACACTGCGGTTTCATTTAAAACATAGTTTCCCTTCTCAAACCACTCAGCAATTTGAGGATTTACATCTATTTGTGACAATATCTCATTAATAAATTCATCCTTCTCCGCTGAGGAGAGAACACCCATTCGCTCATATTTCTTTGCAACTCGCTCAACATCCTCTTTAACAATAACCTCACTCATCATTTTGTGTTTTACTTTTCCAATCGATAAATTTGAGTGATTATCAAAATATGCCTCTCCCTTTAATTTAAGTCGCAATTTAGACTCTATTGGATCAACCTCATATCGCGAAATCTCCTTAACCGGATTTTGAGAGTTACTCTCTTTGGTATCTTGAGGAATATACATCTTACCATACTCATATACATATCCATCAAACGAAACATTATCTTGCTCCTTAGACATAGCCTCTATGGTTGTATACATTAAAGAGTTAAATGACAACATTCCTTTATTTGATGGTTTTGGAGCATACACTATTAGATTATCCTCAGCTCGAGTAAAGGCAACATAACCGATATTCAGGTTATCAATAATAGCAAGCGACTTCTCTTCTAAATAATCTTCAATAAAAGGAGAGTTTAACATTTTCTTTGAGACCGAGAGAGGAAACATCCACTCATTCTCATCATCTGTTATATATTTTCTCCACAATATACTCGCACCATTCTCAATTTGCCAATTACAGAAAGGAATAAATATTGTAGGATACTCTAATCCCTTAGACTTATGAATTGTAATTATTCGTACAGCATTTTTTGTTTCGGGAGTTGATATGCAAAAATCATCACTATGCAAATCCCACCAATTTAAAAACTCTAAGAGAGCGTTATCCTTTTGACCCACATATGACAATATCACATCTTGAAAAGCTTGAATATAAGGCAATTGTTCTTCATCATCTTTAATCTTCAATAAATCAATTATACCCTCACACATTTCAAACAGCGACTTGGTTGATAAAACAGCTATCTTCTCATCATATTCAAGCGACTCTTCTGTTAATAATTTAATAGCCTGTTCTATTATGGTTGAACCCGAAGTCGAGAGAGAAGAAGCATATTCATAATTCATCATCAGTCTATTAATCGGCTCTTTTGATGAATTAATATATCGCAGAATAGCAATTATCGACTTAACAGATGAAGAGTTTTTTATCATTAACGCCTCATTGGATATAACATAAAATTTCTCATCTTCATCCTTTTGTGCCGACATAAGATATTGAGCCGTTACTATCGCATCATCGTTAGTTCGAGTAAGGATTGCTATTTTATCGGCACTATATCCACTCTTCAACATTGATTGAATATCGGCATATAGTTTAGGTAACACCTGCTCCGCATAATCATTTGCATGGGGAATAAACTCAACTTTTACATAACCGGTATCTGGTTCTTTAGCCGTATTTATCTTCTGCTTACAATCTTGGTATGCTGTTATAATTTTATCTCTTAACGGATATCTCTCTTCTCCCGTTTTATCAATATAAGAATGTTCATCTTTTTTTGCATCAACCAATACCTTTACGGCGTGGGTGAAGAAATTATTATTAAATTTTATAATATGGGGAGCACTTCTCCAATTCACATCCATCGACTCTTCTAATGCCTTATTTTGCACAAAAGACTCTTCGCTTGCGGGCAAGCCATTAAGCATTGTCCAATCGGAATTTCTCCATCTATATATACTCTGTTTAACATCACCCACAATAAGGTTATGTCCACCCTTTGATATACTCTCTTTTAAAAGAGGCAAAAAATTCTCCCATTGAGCATGAGAAGTATCCTGAAATTCATCTATCATATAGTGGTGAATATTTACCCCCACTTTCTCGTATATGAAAGGTGTATCGGTCCCTTTTATAACCTTATTCAACAAATCTGTTGTATCAGACAAGAGCATAATGTTTCTCTCTTTTATTATATCTCTTATATGAATATCAACATCACTCAAAATTCCAAATGAGTATAGGTTACGTCTTAGAGTTTCATATAAACAATATTCAGGATAATCGTTCCTGAAAAAATCCCTTAGAGCATCCATACATCCAGAACTGTCAAATTTATCAAGAGTATCCTTTGTTTTATCAGAAACATTATTTTTATTATGTTCCCATTTTGATCTATCGCTAAGTAACAAAGTGTTATTTGGGCTCTTAATATTTTCACTGGGAGTTATAAAATACCTTAACGGAGAGCTATTCTTACCAGCAAGTTCATCTAAACACTTATATAAATCTTTTAAAATTTCATGTCCTTCTTTAACTATATTTTTCCACTTATTTTGAAGCGTACGACTTTTTTCGGTCACATACTTATTAAAGGCTGCTACATCATCTTTAGTTGGTAATTTATCGGGCGGCAAACTATCTCTCCAACGTTTATATGCCTCCTTAAAGAGCTCCTTCGATAAAACCCTTATTTTCCACTCGGCAGAATTCCACTTTCCATTATCCTCTATTTGTGAGATATCAAAATCTAAAAGCCATTTTTTTAAAGTATCATCATCCGCATCATCAGAGAGAGAAAGATACATTCTATCTATTGCCTCATTTGCCACCTCCTCAGAATTGAGTTCAACATTATATCCTCCTTGCATACCAATATCTCTCACAAAGGCACGCATAGTCTTTTGAAAGAAGGTATCAATGGTTGAAACATTAAAGTTTGTGTAATCATGAAGGAGTGTATATAATATCTCCATTGAACGCTTTTGCAACTCCTCTCCATCTTTAACACACCCCGACCCGATTAACTCTTCTCTATATATTTTTGAATTTCTATCATCGCTTCCTGTGGCAAGATTGTACAGCGATTTTATTATACGAGCCTTCATCTCACCGGTAGCCTTATTAGTAAAGGTTACAGCAAGAATATGTCTATACGTTTTGTTTCGCTCCGAGTCAAAAG
Proteins encoded:
- a CDS encoding 30S ribosomal protein S21; the protein is MIVVPVKEGDNIERALKKFKRKYEKTGIVKELRARQAFEKPSVANRKKMMRAVYVQKLKQVEE
- a CDS encoding aminopeptidase P family protein; the encoded protein is MSNNVINSRLEAIRSLMQKEGINVYMVPNFDPHLSEYPPERWNTRKWTTGFTGSAGCAVISLTNAALWSDSRYFIQAEKELEGTNYTFFKDGLPDSVSIIDWVCEQAGEGGVVAADDTAFSYNEGAKMKATFSKRGIDLRFDFNPIDRLWNDRPSIPESEVMVYATEYAGEDFESKYKKIIEKAIQREANSVLLSALDDIAWAFNIRGEDVKFNPMVVAYGFLSDSKKAIFIEEKKVSSDAAKYFAENGIEVMEYDKIEDFLKSLPSDSKVIADTSRANYRLCNILSEKGCLIAECSPITMMKSVKNSTEIEGTRNALTRDGVAMVNFLYWLDTNIGKIEMSEISIADKLRSFRAEQPLFMGESFGTIAGYAGHGAIVHYRATEESDAKLQPKGFVLVDSGGQYLDGTTDITRTIPLGELTEEEKKCFTLVLKGHIAVAQAQFPHGTRGAQIDAFARIALWKEGYTYNHGTGHGIGHFLNVHEGPQNIRLEENPTPLLPGMMTSNEPGVYLSDRFGIRTENIILTVEKCNTEFGKFYEFETMTLCPIDTRAIEVSLMTENEIEWLNSYHTRVYSTLSPLLGSQQCEWLKERCSPIK
- a CDS encoding gamma carbonic anhydrase family protein, whose translation is MALIKEVRGFTPQIGKDCYLSENATIVGDVIIGDECSIWFNTVLRGDVNSIRVGNRVNIQDGSVLHTLYEKSTIHIGNDVSIGHNVTIHGADICDGALIGMGAVVLDHAVVGEGAIVAAGSVVLSKTVIKPGELWGGAPAKFIKMVDVEQSKEINQKIAKNYLMYSKWYSENTTDDEK
- the radC gene encoding DNA repair protein RadC, translating into MMKSKLAITDWALEDRPREKMMLHGIRTLTDAELIAILIGSGNRNESAVELSQRILNSVDGKLSLLGKRSVEDLIGEFDGIGEAKAITILAAIELGRRRKSEEMTRATTISSSRDAFNYIYPRLIDLHQEEFWVILLNNGGRIIDCVRISQGSTKATLVDIKLIMRSGINRLAQGIIACHNHPSGTPYPSDADIKLTKKIKEAGQILDIQLLDHIIVAGEEYYSFLDKNML
- a CDS encoding UvrD-helicase domain-containing protein translates to MDKEKPRLKTEPPLVVYKASAGSGKTFTLTLYYLWLLFSKSQFDTFDSERNKTYRHILAVTFTNKATGEMKARIIKSLYNLATGSDDRNSKIYREELIGSGCVKDGEELQKRSMEILYTLLHDYTNFNVSTIDTFFQKTMRAFVRDIGMQGGYNVELNSEEVANEAIDRMYLSLSDDADDDTLKKWLLDFDISQIEDNGKWNSAEWKIRVLSKELFKEAYKRWRDSLPPDKLPTKDDVAAFNKYVTEKSRTLQNKWKNIVKEGHEILKDLYKCLDELAGKNSSPLRYFITPSENIKSPNNTLLLSDRSKWEHNKNNVSDKTKDTLDKFDSSGCMDALRDFFRNDYPEYCLYETLRRNLYSFGILSDVDIHIRDIIKERNIMLLSDTTDLLNKVIKGTDTPFIYEKVGVNIHHYMIDEFQDTSHAQWENFLPLLKESISKGGHNLIVGDVKQSIYRWRNSDWTMLNGLPASEESFVQNKALEESMDVNWRSAPHIIKFNNNFFTHAVKVLVDAKKDEHSYIDKTGEERYPLRDKIITAYQDCKQKINTAKEPDTGYVKVEFIPHANDYAEQVLPKLYADIQSMLKSGYSADKIAILTRTNDDAIVTAQYLMSAQKDEDEKFYVISNEALMIKNSSSVKSIIAILRYINSSKEPINRLMMNYEYASSLSTSGSTIIEQAIKLLTEESLEYDEKIAVLSTKSLFEMCEGIIDLLKIKDDEEQLPYIQAFQDVILSYVGQKDNALLEFLNWWDLHSDDFCISTPETKNAVRIITIHKSKGLEYPTIFIPFCNWQIENGASILWRKYITDDENEWMFPLSVSKKMLNSPFIEDYLEEKSLAIIDNLNIGYVAFTRAEDNLIVYAPKPSNKGMLSFNSLMYTTIEAMSKEQDNVSFDGYVYEYGKMYIPQDTKESNSQNPVKEISRYEVDPIESKLRLKLKGEAYFDNHSNLSIGKVKHKMMSEVIVKEDVERVAKKYERMGVLSSAEKDEFINEILSQIDVNPQIAEWFEKGNYVLNETAVLNPSSDGKLNYRPDRLIIKGDKVVIVDYKFGKESSSYIKQMKDYIRILKEMGNFDVSGYIWYVTEKRVV